In Flavobacterium sp. N3904, one DNA window encodes the following:
- a CDS encoding CDP-alcohol phosphatidyltransferase family protein, with protein MSKLATQNQFLDLSDYGRPLAKIFANQLKNTRFTPIHVTLLFGISGLIAIFCILQNHYLFASFFIILKSIIDAADGELSRVKNTPSYTGRYLDSVFDIILNFLIFMSICYVSKTTFGFTLLAFIGIQLQGTLYNYYYVILRNKSEGGDTTSKIFEDKSPRALPGESQKWVDILFKIYTIVYGAFDKIIHTLDKEAYKVKTFPNWFMTLLSVYGLGFQLLIIAIMLPLNWIEYIVPFFIVYTSLIFVLIGVRKAFIKA; from the coding sequence ATGTCTAAACTTGCTACGCAAAATCAATTTCTTGATTTATCCGATTACGGTAGACCGCTTGCCAAAATATTTGCCAATCAATTAAAAAACACTCGTTTTACACCCATTCACGTAACGCTTCTTTTTGGTATTTCTGGTCTTATTGCTATCTTTTGTATTTTACAAAACCACTATCTTTTTGCTTCATTTTTTATCATTTTAAAATCAATAATTGATGCCGCCGATGGTGAATTATCTCGTGTCAAAAACACTCCATCTTATACCGGAAGATACCTTGATAGCGTATTCGACATTATCCTCAACTTTTTGATTTTTATGAGTATTTGTTATGTTTCAAAAACCACTTTTGGCTTTACTCTTTTGGCTTTTATTGGCATACAATTACAAGGCACTTTGTACAATTATTACTATGTCATTTTGAGAAATAAATCTGAGGGAGGAGATACAACCAGCAAAATTTTTGAGGACAAATCTCCTCGAGCATTGCCTGGAGAAAGTCAAAAATGGGTGGATATTTTGTTTAAAATTTACACTATTGTTTATGGTGCTTTTGACAAAATAATTCACACCCTTGACAAAGAAGCCTATAAGGTAAAAACGTTTCCAAATTGGTTTATGACATTACTTTCTGTTTACGGATTGGGTTTTCAATTATTGATAATTGCCATTATGTTACCATTGAACTGGATAGAATATATTGTTCCTTTTTTCATCGTTTATACTTCACTCATTTTTGTGCTAATAGGTGTTAGAAAAGCGTTTATTAAAGCATAA